From a single Papaver somniferum cultivar HN1 unplaced genomic scaffold, ASM357369v1 unplaced-scaffold_19, whole genome shotgun sequence genomic region:
- the LOC113339081 gene encoding 17.3 kDa class II heat shock protein-like, translated as MDFKIFGFGDPFFSDMFDASDHEVEKSVNTPSKRYVRDAKAMAATPADIKEYPDSFVFVLDMPGLKSEEIKVQVEDNNVLVVTGMRRRKDEKEKEVKYLRMERRIGKFMRKFVLPENANIDAISAVCVDGVLTITVQKLPPPEPKKPRTIQVHIG; from the coding sequence ATGGATTTCAAGatttttggttttggtgatccattTTTCTCAGACATGTTTGATGCATCAGATCATGAAGTTGAAAAGTCGGTGAACACACCATCAAAGAGATATGTAAGGGATGCAAAAGCTATGGCAGCAACACCGGCTGATATCAAGGAGTATCCGGACTCGTTCGTGTTTGTTCTTGATATGCCAGGGTTGAAATCGGAGGAGATTAAAGTTCAGGTTGAAGATAACAACGTGCTTGTTGTGACGGGAATGAGGCGAAGGAAAgacgaaaaggagaaagaggttAAATACCTTAGGATGGAAAGAAGAATTGGAAAGTTTATGAGGAAATTTGTACTCCCTGAGAACGCTAATATTGATGCAATTTCAGcggtttgtgttgatggtgttctCACCATTACTGTTCAGAAATTGCCACCACCGGAACCCAAGAAGCCTAGGACTATCCAGGTTCAT